Proteins from a single region of Lentimicrobium saccharophilum:
- a CDS encoding DUF3307 domain-containing protein, with protein MEAVYLFETDTVSLFIRLLIAHLAGDFVFQKKSWIENRRAGRWKSPFLYLNAGIVTVLSWALSGYHQVWAIPLLIFAAHAFTDLLKSYAPDSTAIFYTDQALHLGATIVATALYLPVLNAGYSCCGFLFGNYHLWIYIGAYLTVLWPMGIFIAQFTKQWQAESNQSGGLKDAGRYIGMLERLLILTFIFVNQFPAIGFLIAAKSILRFGDIRENGNRKGAEYILIGTMISFAAAIFTGIAANYLINLPDL; from the coding sequence ATGGAAGCAGTTTACCTTTTTGAAACTGATACTGTCTCACTGTTCATCAGACTATTGATTGCTCATTTGGCAGGAGATTTTGTTTTTCAGAAAAAATCATGGATTGAGAACCGCAGGGCCGGCAGGTGGAAATCCCCTTTCCTTTACCTGAACGCGGGCATCGTAACCGTTCTTTCCTGGGCTTTGTCAGGTTACCACCAGGTGTGGGCCATTCCGCTGCTGATCTTTGCCGCCCATGCCTTTACTGATCTGCTGAAGTCATATGCTCCGGACTCGACCGCCATCTTCTATACGGATCAGGCCCTGCACCTCGGGGCCACAATAGTGGCGACAGCGCTATATCTTCCGGTATTGAACGCCGGGTACAGCTGTTGCGGTTTCCTTTTCGGTAATTATCATCTGTGGATTTACATTGGCGCTTATCTTACCGTCCTATGGCCCATGGGCATTTTCATCGCGCAGTTCACAAAGCAATGGCAGGCCGAAAGCAATCAGTCAGGCGGCCTGAAAGATGCGGGTCGTTACATAGGGATGCTCGAAAGGTTACTGATACTCACCTTTATATTTGTGAACCAGTTTCCGGCCATCGGTTTCCTGATCGCAGCCAAATCCATCCTTCGGTTCGGGGATATCCGCGAAAACGGCAACCGGAAAGGGGCTGAATATATCCTTATCGGAACCATGATCAGTTTCGCTGCAGCCATCTTTACCGGAATTGCTGCCAATTACCTCATCAACCTACCGGATTTATGA
- a CDS encoding WbuC family cupin fold metalloprotein, with product MKKIDTELMDQLTYKARLSPRKRMNHNFHTGPEDTLQRLLNAMEPGTYVRPHKHEDPDKREVFFALRGKLCLVQFDGEGNITGHVVLSPGGQAVAAEIAERTFHTVISLEPGSIAYEAKDGPYNPIDDKNFAPWAPAENSPEAALYLQGLIGKLGLK from the coding sequence ATGAAAAAAATCGACACAGAACTGATGGATCAGCTGACATACAAAGCCAGGCTATCGCCCCGCAAGCGTATGAACCACAACTTCCACACGGGGCCGGAGGACACCCTGCAACGGTTGCTGAACGCGATGGAACCGGGAACCTATGTGCGGCCGCACAAACACGAAGATCCTGACAAGCGGGAAGTATTTTTCGCCCTTCGTGGCAAACTCTGCCTTGTGCAATTCGACGGGGAAGGCAATATTACCGGCCACGTTGTGCTGAGTCCCGGCGGTCAGGCCGTGGCTGCCGAAATCGCTGAAAGAACATTTCACACCGTGATTTCACTGGAACCGGGATCCATCGCCTATGAAGCCAAGGACGGCCCCTACAATCCGATTGACGACAAGAATTTCGCCCCCTGGGCGCCGGCCGAAAATTCCCCTGAGGCAGCCCTCTACCTGCAGGGACTTATCGGGAAACTTGGCTTGAAGTAA
- the hisS gene encoding histidine--tRNA ligase, with translation MSITKPAIPKGTRDFSPLEMNRRNYIFDTIRSVFGQYGYQPIETPAMENLSTLLGKYGEEGDKLLFRILNSGDFLSGVDEHELKKDNAGHLSHKISEKGLRYDLTVPFARYVVQHRNDITFPFKRYQIQPVWRADRPQKGRYREFYQCDADVVGSDAMINEAELLLIADQVFSRLGIKVNIKLNNRKILSGIAELIGYADKITDITVAIDKLDKIGAEKVNEELAGRGISREAIEKLQPVLHLQGSNTEKLGKLKELLSDTADGPKGIEEISEILDLTGIMHIDSPVELDLTLARGLNYYTGAIIEVKAAGVAMGSISGGGRYDNLTGIFGLPGISGVGISFGADRIYDVMNELNLFPEGASATTRVLFVNFGREEEKVCIGLAAELRKNGINTEVYPDQAKLKKQFSYADVHRIPWVVIVGEEERANGKAVLKNMSSGEQQSVEAGELMNYIR, from the coding sequence ATGAGTATTACAAAACCTGCCATACCCAAGGGAACCCGCGACTTTTCACCGCTTGAAATGAATCGCAGAAACTACATTTTCGATACCATCCGTTCGGTATTCGGGCAATATGGCTATCAACCCATTGAGACTCCTGCCATGGAGAATCTCTCCACCCTCCTGGGTAAATACGGGGAAGAAGGGGACAAACTATTGTTCCGTATCCTTAATTCCGGTGATTTCCTTTCAGGGGTAGATGAGCACGAACTAAAAAAAGATAATGCAGGACACCTGTCGCATAAAATCAGTGAAAAAGGGCTGCGCTACGACCTCACCGTACCTTTTGCCCGTTACGTGGTACAGCACCGCAACGACATCACCTTCCCCTTCAAACGTTACCAGATTCAACCGGTATGGCGTGCCGACCGTCCGCAGAAAGGACGCTACCGCGAGTTTTACCAGTGCGATGCCGATGTGGTTGGCTCAGATGCCATGATCAATGAAGCCGAGTTGCTGCTGATCGCCGACCAGGTTTTCAGCCGGCTGGGGATAAAGGTGAATATAAAACTCAACAACCGGAAGATCCTGTCAGGCATCGCCGAATTGATCGGATATGCCGATAAGATTACGGACATCACCGTTGCCATAGACAAACTCGATAAAATCGGAGCTGAAAAAGTCAATGAAGAACTCGCCGGAAGGGGAATCAGCAGGGAGGCAATTGAAAAACTGCAACCTGTTCTTCACCTGCAGGGATCTAATACAGAAAAACTCGGAAAACTGAAAGAGCTCCTCTCAGACACTGCCGATGGCCCGAAAGGGATTGAAGAAATCAGCGAAATCCTCGACCTTACAGGCATCATGCACATAGATTCGCCCGTTGAGCTGGACCTTACCCTTGCCCGCGGTCTGAACTACTACACCGGGGCCATTATAGAGGTGAAGGCGGCCGGAGTGGCCATGGGAAGCATCAGCGGAGGCGGACGCTATGATAATCTTACGGGCATTTTCGGACTCCCGGGGATTTCGGGAGTCGGAATTTCATTCGGAGCCGACCGCATCTATGATGTTATGAACGAACTCAACCTTTTCCCGGAAGGGGCATCGGCCACCACCAGGGTATTGTTCGTGAATTTCGGCAGGGAAGAAGAAAAAGTCTGCATCGGTCTGGCTGCTGAATTAAGAAAAAACGGTATCAACACCGAAGTATATCCCGACCAGGCCAAGCTGAAAAAACAATTCTCCTATGCCGATGTGCACCGGATTCCCTGGGTGGTCATTGTCGGTGAAGAGGAAAGGGCCAATGGAAAGGCCGTTCTGAAAAACATGTCATCCGGCGAACAGCAATCTGTGGAAGCCGGCGAATTGATGAATTACATCCGCTGA